GAGGGCGAGCAGGAACGCATAGGTCGCGCTCTCGCGCTGGCCGTAGCGCGCTTCAGTCGAGAGTTCGGCTGGCTCGTGCGACTCGTCCTCCACGGGCGTGGGTAACCACGGCCCACGGTAGCCCCGAGCCTTGCGCCGACGCAGCGCATCGATGCCCAGACGCGTCGCGACCTGGGTCAACCAAGGGCCGATGGAGCGCGACGTATCGGGAGGCGGCTGCTCCAAGGTGCGACGAAAGGTGTCCTGCACCAGATCGTCGGACTCCGCTGCGTCACCGGTCAAGCGATAGCACACCGCCCAGATGCGGCCGCGATGTTCGCGGAAGGCCAGCTCGAGACTCGCGTCGTCCATGCTCGCGACGACGGTATCAGGTCTGGCGTGCAAGTGCTGCCAGGCGATCCGATCCGATGCGCAGGGGAATCGCCATGGCGTTGAAGTAGGACTCGAACCCGCCGAGCCAGACGATCTCCACCACTTCGCGCTCGGTGAAGTGCCGACGCAAGCGTTCGAACACGTGGTGGGGCACGCGGCGGTCTTCGGTCAGTGCACGCGCGTAGGCGATGGCCGCTCGCTCGGCGTCGTCGAAGGCGGGGTGCGTCTCGAAGGCTTCGAAGTGCCGGAACTTTTCGTCACCTAGCTTCGCGCGCAGCGCCTCAGCCAGCGACAGGTCAGCGCAGAACTCACAGCCATGCCCCTTGGCCACGACGAACTGCACCAGGGCTCGGGTTTGCGCAGGCAGGCGCAAAAAGCGCTCCAACACCAGCGCCAAGGCTAGGGTGACCAGCAGCAGCGCGGGCACGCGCGCATAGAGAACGCGAAAAGCGGTGGGGGTGCGCCCGTACCGCTTCTCCGACGCCCGATACACCAGGCGAAGGATCAAGCCTTTGGGCGTGTCGATTGGAGCCAGACGCGGTGCGTCGACAGTTGGAGCCGCTGAATCCGCGGGCTGGGGGCACGATGCCGCGGAGTTCGCGGCCAAACTGAGCTCGGTCATGCCCCCTACACGCATGAGGGGATCGAAACGTTACAGGCGTCGTGACCAAACTCGTGCCACGCAGGGCCGCGCCGACGCCAACGCTCGATACGCGGGCCGTTGCCGTCGGTCGGCCCGCTCAGTGCACGGCGCAATGGCCGCCGGGGCAGCTCACCTGGCAGTCTGCGGGGCGAGCACAGCGCGTCGCACAGTTGCCGCCGGTGCAGTTCACGCTGCACTTGGCGCCATCGGCGCAGTCGCTTCGGCAGTTGCCGCCGCTGCAGTCTTGGGTGCACGACGCGCCGGGGGCGCAGTTGACCTTGCAGTTGCCGCCGGTGCACGACAGGGAGCAGGTCGAGCCGGCGTCGCAGGTGAGCTCGCAGTTGCCACCGGCGCAGCTCTCGTTGCAGGTCTGGTTGGCGCCGCAGTGCAGCCGACAGTTGCCCGCGGGACAACCGCTGCCCGCGCTCACGCTGATTGCAGTCGCTGCCGATGCATTGGCATGAGCAGGTGGCGGAGGCGCGGCTTGTGCGCGTCCTTGACCGCGAGCACTCGCGCTGCTGCGCATGCCGGCGTCGCCGGCTGCGTGAAATGTGCAAGCGCCGACCAGTGCACACAAGCCAAGAGCCATGGAGGTTCGCAAGGCGGGGAGGATGAAGTGAGTCATGCGAAGCGAGAATGCACGGCGCGTGCCCGAGCGCACTCACGGTATTCGCAGCGCCCCGTGCGGCTGCTGGCAGGGCGCGGCCTGCCACGGGGCGGGTCACTGCCCGCCACGGCACATGCCTTCGGGCTCAGGGGCGGTCGATCCAGCGCGCGCGGGCGGGGCGC
The nucleotide sequence above comes from Polyangiaceae bacterium. Encoded proteins:
- a CDS encoding carboxymuconolactone decarboxylase family protein, which produces MTELSLAANSAASCPQPADSAAPTVDAPRLAPIDTPKGLILRLVYRASEKRYGRTPTAFRVLYARVPALLLVTLALALVLERFLRLPAQTRALVQFVVAKGHGCEFCADLSLAEALRAKLGDEKFRHFEAFETHPAFDDAERAAIAYARALTEDRRVPHHVFERLRRHFTEREVVEIVWLGGFESYFNAMAIPLRIGSDRLAALARQT